In Fibrobacter sp. UWR3, a single window of DNA contains:
- the def gene encoding peptide deformylase gives MALLPIKTYGDPVLRKKSEPITEITPELRQLAQDMLETMYDAPGCGLAAPQIGRNIRLVVIDTAIPDEEEPRPYIMFNPEWEPEEDAKPACHEEGCLSLPDIFCNVTRPDKVCVRFFDINGEPQEIHDCEGLFARCIQHETDHLNGDLFVDKISTADRTMNQSKLRKMAKETQAKLKKKK, from the coding sequence ATGGCTCTTCTCCCTATCAAGACTTACGGCGACCCGGTGCTCCGCAAGAAGAGCGAACCGATTACCGAGATTACGCCGGAACTCCGCCAGCTCGCGCAGGACATGCTCGAGACCATGTACGACGCGCCGGGTTGCGGGCTTGCCGCTCCGCAGATTGGCAGGAACATCCGCCTGGTCGTCATCGACACGGCGATTCCCGACGAAGAGGAACCGCGCCCCTACATCATGTTCAACCCGGAATGGGAACCTGAAGAAGACGCGAAACCCGCCTGCCACGAGGAAGGCTGCCTCTCGCTGCCGGATATCTTCTGCAACGTGACACGCCCCGACAAGGTGTGCGTGCGGTTCTTCGACATCAACGGCGAACCGCAAGAAATCCATGACTGCGAAGGGCTCTTTGCCCGCTGCATCCAGCACGAGACGGACCACCTGAACGGTGACCTGTTCGTGGACAAGATTTCTACCGCCGACCGCACGATGAACCAGTCCAAGCTCCGCAAGATGGCAAAAGAAACCCAGGCGAAGCTGAAGAAGAAGAAGTGA
- a CDS encoding MiaB/RimO family radical SAM methylthiotransferase, whose product MLGTQDALSLGSQSPPRTQDAPRAQDAPDAIYLNVCTVKGNAGALKLLRTASERFPGTPLFITGCAPKDFREEAVKVTDKVSFTSLEEIASLEQGEATAIESNVLRGSPFVGIVNIEEGCLDACAFCSTHLVKGRLKSYAPEGIVEQVKRLVADGCTEIQLTGQDCACYGFDIGTNLATLTQSILVHVPGNYKIRLGMGNPRHVCGYAGALLECFQDNRVYKFMHVPVQSGSDRILKAMNRRHTASEFRRLTSEFNKRFPLATLSTDLIVGFPGETESDFRETLRLLEETRPTVCNITRFVARPGTAAARMEADAGLRIPDSVKHERSARLAEAFQKIARENNALWVGKTCDVVVEKPGHRAGTSIARNEAYRPVALAGDIPAGTKLQVRITDAEAFALISLIRHSARK is encoded by the coding sequence ATGCTCGGGACTCAAGATGCGCTGAGCCTCGGGTCGCAAAGTCCGCCCAGGACTCAAGATGCGCCTAGGGCACAAGATGCGCCGGACGCCATATACTTGAATGTCTGCACGGTGAAGGGGAACGCGGGTGCTTTGAAACTGCTCCGCACCGCAAGCGAAAGGTTCCCTGGCACACCGCTGTTCATTACGGGATGCGCCCCGAAGGACTTCCGCGAAGAAGCGGTCAAGGTTACAGATAAAGTATCATTTACGAGTTTAGAGGAAATCGCCTCTCTAGAGCAAGGCGAAGCCACTGCGATAGAGTCCAACGTTCTACGCGGATCCCCGTTCGTGGGTATCGTAAACATCGAGGAAGGTTGCCTCGACGCCTGCGCGTTCTGCAGCACGCACCTCGTGAAGGGGCGGCTCAAAAGCTATGCCCCCGAGGGAATCGTCGAGCAGGTCAAGCGCCTTGTGGCCGACGGATGCACCGAAATCCAGCTGACCGGGCAGGACTGCGCCTGCTACGGGTTCGATATCGGCACGAATCTCGCCACCCTCACGCAAAGCATCCTCGTGCATGTTCCCGGCAATTACAAGATACGCCTCGGCATGGGAAACCCGCGACACGTATGCGGTTACGCAGGTGCCCTGCTCGAATGCTTCCAGGACAATCGCGTCTACAAGTTCATGCACGTTCCCGTACAAAGCGGGAGCGACAGAATCCTGAAGGCGATGAACCGGAGGCACACTGCAAGCGAGTTCCGGCGACTCACAAGCGAGTTCAATAAACGGTTCCCGCTCGCCACCCTCAGTACCGACCTGATTGTAGGCTTTCCCGGCGAAACGGAAAGCGACTTTCGCGAAACATTGCGACTGCTCGAAGAAACTCGCCCGACGGTATGCAACATCACCCGCTTTGTCGCCCGGCCGGGTACGGCCGCCGCGCGAATGGAGGCAGATGCAGGCCTCCGCATTCCGGATAGCGTCAAGCACGAGCGTTCCGCCCGCCTGGCGGAAGCGTTCCAGAAAATCGCCCGCGAGAACAACGCCCTGTGGGTCGGCAAGACCTGCGACGTGGTGGTAGAGAAACCCGGGCACCGCGCAGGCACCTCCATCGCGCGGAACGAGGCCTACCGCCCGGTAGCCCTCGCCGGCGACATTCCCGCCGGAACAAAACTGCAAGTGCGCATCACCGACGCAGAAGCATTTGCTCTTATAAGTTTAATTCGCCATTCCGCCCGAAAATAG
- the yajC gene encoding preprotein translocase subunit YajC: MKLSALIVTLSSIAAFAQEAAEQAEQQPGLLGSPIIMMVLIFGVMWLFFIRPQSKERKKMDEMRKALKKGDRVMTTAGILGTVTNIDETGTTVTVRTGSTTFIDFDKQAILRVINAEVKAEEKKDEKK; encoded by the coding sequence ATGAAACTTTCCGCACTCATCGTGACCCTCTCCTCTATCGCCGCATTCGCCCAGGAAGCCGCAGAACAGGCTGAACAGCAGCCCGGTCTCCTTGGCAGCCCCATCATAATGATGGTGCTCATCTTCGGCGTGATGTGGCTGTTCTTCATCCGCCCGCAGAGCAAGGAAAGGAAGAAGATGGACGAAATGCGCAAGGCCCTCAAGAAGGGTGACAGGGTCATGACCACCGCCGGCATCCTCGGCACCGTCACCAACATCGACGAAACCGGCACGACCGTCACCGTCCGCACGGGTTCCACCACTTTTATCGACTTTGACAAGCAGGCTATCCTCCGCGTGATTAACGCCGAAGTGAAGGCCGAAGAAAAGAAGGACGAAAAGAAGTAA
- a CDS encoding SpoIID/LytB domain-containing protein, with protein MSSARLKIFWLCLLAFPAIVFAGDFDLPELPEAKNAPAKDTQITPEPAKAFKPIAEPAAKPAPAGDAKDATNDASKDAPKDAPAKNMHKDAPKDAPEQSDYDGPVNFAPIEATNVSDAHSAGANLPAGIIAKKIPANLNRPLQVGVFTGVKELLWKSHDATYKFTAEGNKVIASGPGKPQPDSKYQINTDGACIALAPSQKELASSCYPGSFTLTAKGGLLTAVNTVDVEEYLRGVVPYEIGKLDSSRFSALESQAIAARTYAYKHFGSRESMGFDVYADTKDQVYKGLASATPLTDSAVKATAGIVMTYNGEFIIAYYHSTCGGMSETLATWGRPDLPYLKSKPDLRPDGTPWCNESSYSKWERNFSEKELPALFKKNGKEANAKVPEFKHVKAIGVKDTLASGRILTLEVTTDKGKFTVAGDKVRWLFKKNGTMLPSSFFRVKHHKQEWKIEGKGFGHGVGMCQMGVRARSAAGQDFATILTHYYPGITLERFEK; from the coding sequence ATGTCCAGCGCACGTCTTAAAATTTTCTGGCTTTGCCTGCTCGCATTCCCGGCGATAGTTTTCGCCGGCGATTTTGACTTGCCGGAACTGCCCGAAGCAAAGAACGCTCCGGCTAAAGACACACAAATCACTCCGGAACCGGCGAAAGCATTCAAGCCGATTGCCGAACCGGCCGCAAAACCAGCCCCTGCAGGAGATGCTAAAGATGCGACTAATGATGCGTCTAAAGATGCACCTAAAGATGCGCCGGCAAAAAATATGCACAAGGACGCACCTAAAGATGCGCCGGAGCAATCGGATTACGACGGTCCCGTAAACTTCGCGCCCATCGAAGCGACAAACGTTTCCGACGCGCACAGCGCGGGCGCAAATTTACCCGCAGGCATCATCGCGAAGAAGATTCCCGCGAACCTGAACCGCCCCCTGCAGGTGGGCGTATTCACCGGAGTGAAGGAACTCCTCTGGAAATCGCACGACGCTACATACAAGTTCACCGCAGAGGGGAACAAGGTTATCGCCTCCGGACCGGGGAAACCGCAACCCGATAGCAAATACCAAATCAATACGGACGGAGCCTGCATTGCGCTCGCCCCCTCGCAAAAGGAGCTTGCCTCCTCGTGCTACCCGGGCAGTTTTACCCTCACGGCAAAGGGCGGGCTCTTGACCGCAGTGAATACCGTCGACGTGGAAGAATACCTGCGCGGCGTGGTGCCCTACGAAATCGGCAAGCTCGACAGCAGCAGGTTCAGCGCACTCGAATCGCAGGCGATTGCCGCACGCACGTACGCCTACAAGCACTTCGGCAGCCGCGAATCCATGGGATTCGACGTGTACGCCGACACCAAGGACCAGGTTTACAAGGGGCTCGCGAGCGCAACCCCGCTTACCGACAGCGCCGTGAAGGCCACCGCCGGAATCGTTATGACATACAACGGCGAGTTCATCATCGCGTACTACCATTCCACCTGCGGGGGCATGAGCGAGACGCTCGCCACATGGGGCCGGCCCGACCTCCCCTACCTCAAGAGCAAGCCGGACCTGCGGCCCGATGGAACGCCATGGTGCAACGAATCGAGTTACAGCAAGTGGGAACGCAACTTTAGCGAAAAGGAACTCCCCGCGCTCTTCAAGAAGAACGGCAAGGAAGCAAACGCGAAGGTGCCCGAGTTCAAGCACGTGAAGGCGATTGGCGTGAAGGATACGCTTGCTAGCGGAAGAATCCTCACGCTCGAAGTCACTACGGACAAGGGAAAGTTCACGGTCGCGGGCGACAAGGTGCGCTGGCTGTTCAAGAAGAACGGGACAATGCTGCCCTCATCATTCTTCAGGGTAAAGCACCACAAGCAGGAATGGAAAATCGAGGGCAAGGGGTTCGGGCACGGAGTCGGAATGTGCCAGATGGGCGTGCGCGCCCGCAGCGCCGCAGGCCAGGACTTCGCGACCATACTCACGCACTACTACCCGGGAATCACGCTGGAGCGTTTCGAGAAATGA